AAACTTAGTGTTCTTATTCTGAAGCCCGGTATAAAGCACTGAGCTGCACTCGGTAGCCGAGCATGTGCTGCTGCCCAACTTCGATGTAGGACATCGAGCTCGCAGCCCTGAAAGGCGCAGAACGGCAGCGGGGCAGGAGAGGACCGAGGAGCCTGTCGGGCTGGTGTGAGCCCCTGCAGCGGCTCCCCCGCCGTCAGGTTGTGACAGCGCTCGGTGTGCCGCACacgggcagggagggcagagcgGCCGTCACACCAACACTGAGCAAACACCCTGACCAAGGCGGCAGGGTCCATCCGTGCTTTATACGCCTCTGAAaatgattttggggaaatcCCTTTGTAAGCCCAGACGCATTTTCCTCGTAGCAGCAAGAAAGCTCTAGGAGCTCGAGCCGCGTTTCACCCCCGTTACCGACACCTGGGCCCCCAGCGCTCCGCCCTGCCCGCCCACGTCGGTCACTTACTGCACGCAGTCGGTGGCGCGGCCCTTGTTCTGGTACTCCACAATGCACCGGATCAGCTGGTCgttctcctccagcagctgcgGCACAAAGCACCGTCACCACCCGCCCCGGCCGGCTCGGTCTCGGCCCAGTCCCGGCTCCGTCCCAGCCCAGTTTCGCTCACCCGCTGCAGCGTGTCCTGGTTCACCTCCGCCGTCCCGCGCAGCCGCTCGGGCACGAACGCCACGGACATGGCGGCTCCTGGCTGAGGGGGCGCGGCGGCGCCGCCCCCCGGCCGCGCGCACGCGCCGCTCCCGCCAGGAAGCGcccgagcccagcccagcccagcccagcccgcgCAACAAACACCGGCCGCCGTGCCGCTTGGACTGAACAGTTTATTCtggtttgaaataaaaaaacagaaagccTGGGCGGGCGGGGCGAGCATACGCAGGGTTTGCCCCCGCCCGCGGCTTCCGGCCCGGGTATTTACAACTGGAACACCTCAGACAGTAAAGAGTTATTGCAACAGGACAGCACTTGCCTCTACGGTCAAAAATCTCAACAGGTGTTCAGAATCATGACTTGTGGATCCCAAAAGGCAGTTGTTAAACATGCAAAAACATTACTAAACAATATTATCTAACTTCTACAACT
This Vidua chalybeata isolate OUT-0048 chromosome 11, bVidCha1 merged haplotype, whole genome shotgun sequence DNA region includes the following protein-coding sequences:
- the SS18L2 gene encoding SS18-like protein 2, encoding MSVAFVPERLRGTAEVNQDTLQRLLEENDQLIRCIVEYQNKGRATDCVQYQHILHRNLIYLATIADATPPRTQKPVD